Part of the Marinitoga sp. 38H-ov genome is shown below.
TTTTTCTTTCAAATATTTTATTTCCTGAAGATTTTTTATTCTCATTTTACTTATCGTCTTAATTTGCTTTAAGTCAACATAACTTTTATCATTTAATCTTTGATTGCTTCCTACATCAATTAATCCATCTATGTTTTCTTTTTTTCCATTATTATTTGAAGTTTTTATTGGTATTATAACTATTGTTCTATCAGTTTTTTTATTATCATTTTCTATAACGATAGCCGGACGCACTTTATAAAGCTCTGATCCTAGAGTTTCACCTAAATCTACATAAATAATATCTCCTCTTTTAAATCTTGGTAGATTATTATATTTAAATTTATCTTCATAAAGTTTTTTATCCAAATATATTTTAAATCCTTTAAATGCATTATAAATTTTTTTCATATTATCTACATTTAAATTTCTTACAACCTCTGCTATAAAATTATTAATATATACTTTAACATCATTTACTGTCAATTTATTATTGGCCATATTTAAGCTCCTTTCCTTTTTTTATTTTATTATATCTCACATTTGTTACACAAGCAATAGACTGAAAGGACGCTTACTAAATTTTTAGTATGAGATCTTGTATTATTTTTACTGTTACAAACGTTACTATCTGTTACACTATCACCTGTTACAGTAAAACTCGATATAAAGCAAATCCTTTATTGTTAAGAA
Proteins encoded:
- a CDS encoding type II toxin-antitoxin system PemK/MazF family toxin; its protein translation is MANNKLTVNDVKVYINNFIAEVVRNLNVDNMKKIYNAFKGFKIYLDKKLYEDKFKYNNLPRFKRGDIIYVDLGETLGSELYKVRPAIVIENDNKKTDRTIVIIPIKTSNNNGKKENIDGLIDVGSNQRLNDKSYVDLKQIKTISKMRIKNLQEIKYLKEKGYKGFILGRLSNEHLDKIDDEMIKLFTKKNVVEKEDV